The DNA segment TAACGGCCTTCCTGAATATCCTGTTAAGCCTCTGGTAGACCCCTCCCTCCTCTTCCCATAGCCTGTCAACGGCCCTCCTATACTCGTCTACCGCATCTCCATACTCTCTGCTGAGGTAGACGGACGCCCACCTCCTATACAGGTCTACACCGTTGTTCTCTAGCAGCTCCCGGTTAGCCAGGGCTATGTCCCTGTAGCTCCAGTAGCATGGTAGTAGGGATACCATGCACTCTAGGGCCGTGCCGGTGCTGCACGTGGCTATCATGAAGTTTACGTACGCCTCGTTAGTGGGGGCTGGCTCCTCCCTGAGGACCTCGCTGAGGCTTAAGCCTAGCTCGCCCAGCAGCTTTTCATAGTTTTCCATCTCTGTCGATGCTAGGAAGCTTGCGTGCGATAGAGCCAGCCTGGCTACGTCGAAGTCCCACGACTTGGAGGCTGCGAGGCTTAGGCTTTTCACCAGGCCTACCAGGTAGTTGTAGTCCTGGACGGCGTAGAACCTAAACCTGTCTAGGGGGAGGTCCCCGCTATATAGGGCTTTCACGAAGGGGTGTTGGGGCAGGAGGGCCCAGAGATCGTTATTATCCCTCTTTAGCCTCTCACTCAGAGACGACTCCCCCATATGGGGCACCATAATATTCGGTAGAGGTCTGGAGATATTCTAGCTATGCTGCGAGCTGGTGGCCTGACCGATGGGTGGATATAGAGGCCTCAGGGTTATGGCGGCTGCGCTGCCGGCCTACGCTTACTTCTACAACGTCGGCTCCATAGGCTTCTGGCTTCCGCTACATGTGAGAGAGCTTGGATGGCCATACACCTACATAACGCTCATAGCCACCTGGTACTTTGTGGCCGTCACGCTGGCCACCCCCCTCGTGGGGCTGCTCTCCGACCTGACTAGGAGGCCGGGCTACATACTAGCGGCTGGTATGGCTGTGGTGGCTGCAACCTCGGCCGCGATGCCCCACGTCGAGGACCCTCCCCTGCTCATGGCCCTTAGAGCCCTCCAGGGGCTGGGCCTCGCCGTCGGTCTCCCGATAGCCCTGGGGAGCCTATCGCTGATACAGGGTGTGAGGAGGGGGGTCGCCTCTACGGTGATAGCCTCTGGCCTGGGCATGTCCGGGGGCGCCCTCCTGTCGGGGGTTATAGTCGAGTATCTGGGGTTCCCTATGCTATTCTACGCCGCTGCAGTCCCGGCGGCCCTCTCAACCGTAGTGGCCCTGCTATGGAGCCCCCCGCCGCCCCCCTCAGGAGGTCCAGGCCTTCTGGCGGCCCTCGCCAGGGTGCCCTGGGAGGTTTTCGTTGTTATGGCTGGGATAGCTGTTAGGAACACCTTCGCCAGCGGTGTCTTCAGTATAGTATCCATAATTTTCAACAAGATAGTCGGGATCTCCTACCTCTCCACTGGCGCCGTGCTGGCTATAAGCCCGGCTATACAGGCTTCGGCCAGCAGCTTCTTTCAGAGGATTATGAGGGGGCGGGCCCTCCTCTTCTACTCCGCGGGGCTGAGCGGCACTGCCATAACATTCTATATATACCATAGCGCAGACTCCGCCCTAGACCTGGCGGCCGCCCAGGCGGCCCTCGGCACGTTCTACGGCGCCACGGTTGTCGCGGGCAACACGATGATAATAGCTCTGGCGCCCAGCGAGATAAGGTATACCGCCTCCAGCCTCTACACATTCGCCTTCAACATAGGCTGGATACTGGGCACCAGCGTGGCTGGGAGGATAATGGACGCTGCTGGAGTGGACGCGTGGATAAGGCTGGCCGTTGCGGGCACACTCGCCTCAGGACTTATACCCCTCACCCTACTGGCCTCGGCCAGGGCGAGGAGGATATAGTGTCTATGTGGGCCGTAAAGCTCATGGCGGGTAAAAATCTCCCCAGGTTTCCGTGTTTAGGGCGGGTTTACCCCCTTTTTAGCCCTTGAGCTGTGGTGGCAGGGCTTGGACCAGCTTCCTAACCGCCTCTACAGCCTCGTCGAACTTTCTCTTCTCCTCGTCGGTCAGGGGGAGCTCGATTATCCTCTCTATCCCGCTCCTCCCTATGACGGCGGGCACCTCGG comes from the Aeropyrum camini SY1 = JCM 12091 genome and includes:
- the tenA gene encoding thiaminase II, yielding MGESSLSERLKRDNNDLWALLPQHPFVKALYSGDLPLDRFRFYAVQDYNYLVGLVKSLSLAASKSWDFDVARLALSHASFLASTEMENYEKLLGELGLSLSEVLREEPAPTNEAYVNFMIATCSTGTALECMVSLLPCYWSYRDIALANRELLENNGVDLYRRWASVYLSREYGDAVDEYRRAVDRLWEEEGGVYQRLNRIFRKAVRYEYMFWDMAWNMEKWPV
- a CDS encoding MFS transporter; the encoded protein is MGGYRGLRVMAAALPAYAYFYNVGSIGFWLPLHVRELGWPYTYITLIATWYFVAVTLATPLVGLLSDLTRRPGYILAAGMAVVAATSAAMPHVEDPPLLMALRALQGLGLAVGLPIALGSLSLIQGVRRGVASTVIASGLGMSGGALLSGVIVEYLGFPMLFYAAAVPAALSTVVALLWSPPPPPSGGPGLLAALARVPWEVFVVMAGIAVRNTFASGVFSIVSIIFNKIVGISYLSTGAVLAISPAIQASASSFFQRIMRGRALLFYSAGLSGTAITFYIYHSADSALDLAAAQAALGTFYGATVVAGNTMIIALAPSEIRYTASSLYTFAFNIGWILGTSVAGRIMDAAGVDAWIRLAVAGTLASGLIPLTLLASARARRI